The following are encoded in a window of Paraburkholderia hospita genomic DNA:
- a CDS encoding CsbD family protein, which yields MNKDQVKGTVEKVKGKVNEAVGKATGNRSQELKGDLQQGAGEIQKSYGDAKEDAKENAKDIARENRKHH from the coding sequence ATGAACAAGGATCAAGTGAAGGGTACGGTCGAAAAGGTGAAGGGCAAGGTCAACGAGGCTGTCGGCAAGGCCACTGGCAACCGTAGCCAGGAACTGAAGGGCGACCTGCAGCAAGGCGCCGGCGAAATACAGAAGTCGTATGGCGATGCGAAGGAAGACGCAAAGGAAAACGCAAAGGACATCGCACGCGAAAACCGCAAGCATCACTGA
- a CDS encoding biliverdin-producing heme oxygenase, whose amino-acid sequence MSLPPATLSTDTPDVLAALREATGSRHALIDSAMPLSADAPTLRDYRLHVQLVAAWLAPLEQWLANFDDGPQRALPFVARMPLIVRDLAESSLRTEQIADEPLEQAMPPDVDDAAFRWGVCYVIEGSQLGGTVLYRRLSETLAPHPLRYLSGDGVPPGPRWKSFIDAMRAQVVTPHEIARACEGAKVAFDRLLGLLPETRAA is encoded by the coding sequence GTGAGTCTGCCGCCTGCAACGCTTTCTACCGATACGCCCGATGTGCTCGCCGCGCTGCGCGAAGCGACGGGCAGCCGCCATGCACTGATCGATTCGGCGATGCCGCTCTCAGCCGACGCACCGACGCTACGCGACTATCGCTTGCACGTGCAACTAGTTGCTGCATGGCTCGCGCCGCTGGAGCAATGGCTGGCGAACTTCGACGATGGACCGCAACGCGCATTGCCCTTCGTTGCGCGGATGCCGTTGATCGTGCGCGATCTCGCTGAGTCTTCATTGCGTACCGAACAGATCGCGGATGAGCCTCTCGAACAGGCAATGCCGCCGGATGTCGACGATGCCGCTTTCCGCTGGGGCGTGTGCTATGTGATCGAAGGGTCGCAACTGGGCGGCACCGTGCTGTACCGGCGTTTGAGCGAGACGCTCGCACCGCATCCGTTGCGCTATCTGAGCGGCGACGGCGTGCCGCCGGGGCCGCGCTGGAAAAGTTTCATCGACGCCATGCGCGCGCAGGTCGTCACGCCGCACGAGATCGCGCGTGCATGTGAAGGCGCGAAGGTGGCGTTCGATCGGTTGCTGGGATTGCTTCCGGAGACGCGTGCGGCCTGA
- a CDS encoding patatin-like phospholipase family protein, with the protein MVKKTAAHAAAQPSAQASRAATGVRKSEETRGASARPGIDAQVVLVLQGGGALGAYQAGVFEALHDAGIEPDWVIGTSIGAINGAIIAGNRPEDRMSRLRTFWDRVTWTGQHAPDWLSACAPGCAALGLPAYLTTAWAAWIPGYEQWLRNLSIMAQGLPAFFTPRADAWLALHAPVGIEQAAFYHTEPLRETLASLIDFDYLNRKQTRLTVGTVSVGSGHMRYFTNRDAPLDVEHVMASAAFPPGFPSVRIDGEAYWDGGIYSNTPLEAVLDDRPRNSSVIFTVQLWPAHGDEPASIQQAMSRQRDIQYSSRAESHLERQRQIHRLRHVIRELGKHLPEDQRDTAAVKELLNWGCGTTMQVIELDAPNFGRDDMHKDIDFSKDGIRRRWEAGYADAQRMIERAPWREEPDPMEGIAIHRSDPEAA; encoded by the coding sequence ATGGTCAAGAAAACCGCGGCGCACGCGGCGGCGCAGCCTTCTGCACAGGCCTCGCGCGCCGCCACGGGGGTACGCAAGAGCGAGGAAACGCGCGGCGCGTCCGCGCGTCCCGGGATCGACGCCCAGGTCGTGCTTGTGCTGCAAGGCGGCGGCGCGCTGGGCGCCTATCAGGCGGGCGTATTTGAAGCGCTGCACGACGCCGGGATCGAACCCGACTGGGTGATCGGCACGTCGATCGGCGCGATCAACGGCGCGATCATCGCGGGCAACCGTCCCGAAGACCGGATGAGCCGCCTGCGCACATTCTGGGACCGTGTCACGTGGACGGGCCAGCATGCGCCGGACTGGCTTTCTGCCTGCGCGCCCGGCTGCGCTGCGCTCGGTCTGCCCGCGTATCTGACCACTGCGTGGGCCGCATGGATTCCCGGCTACGAGCAGTGGCTGCGCAACCTGTCGATCATGGCGCAAGGCTTGCCCGCCTTCTTCACGCCGCGCGCCGACGCATGGCTCGCGCTGCATGCGCCCGTCGGCATCGAGCAGGCGGCGTTCTATCACACGGAGCCGCTGCGCGAGACGCTCGCGTCGCTGATCGATTTCGATTATCTGAACCGCAAGCAGACGCGGCTGACGGTCGGCACGGTCAGCGTGGGCAGTGGCCATATGCGCTATTTCACCAATCGCGACGCACCACTCGATGTCGAGCATGTGATGGCGTCGGCGGCGTTTCCGCCGGGCTTTCCTTCCGTGCGCATCGACGGCGAGGCGTACTGGGACGGCGGCATCTACTCGAACACGCCGCTCGAAGCCGTGCTCGACGACCGGCCGCGGAACAGTTCCGTGATCTTCACCGTGCAACTGTGGCCCGCGCATGGCGACGAACCCGCGTCGATCCAGCAAGCGATGAGCCGACAGCGCGACATCCAGTATTCGAGCCGCGCCGAGAGCCATCTCGAACGGCAGCGGCAGATTCACCGGCTGCGGCACGTGATCCGCGAACTCGGCAAGCATCTGCCCGAAGACCAGCGCGACACGGCTGCCGTCAAGGAACTGCTGAACTGGGGTTGCGGCACCACGATGCAGGTGATCGAGCTCGATGCGCCGAACTTCGGGCGCGACGATATGCACAAGGACATCGACTTTTCGAAGGACGGCATCCGGCGGCGCTGGGAAGCGGGCTATGCCGACGCGCAACGGATGATCGAACGCGCGCCGTGGCGCGAGGAGCCGGACCCGATGGAAGGCATCGCGATTCATCGCTCGGACCCGGAAGCGGCGTAA
- a CDS encoding response regulator: MDSNALSDSRLPTILLIDDEPDLLIAWALLLELEGFHVLTAFEPRKGVELAQRVHPARVITDLMMPGMDGAEVCRTLKNDPALDGMPVILWSASTDIPTDLDCECTLHKPVARETLLDQVDLLLGRLHDGARPVRGGGDASLN; encoded by the coding sequence ATGGATTCGAACGCACTATCGGACAGCCGCCTTCCTACCATCCTGCTCATCGACGACGAGCCGGACCTGTTAATCGCGTGGGCGCTTCTGCTCGAACTGGAGGGTTTCCACGTACTCACGGCCTTCGAGCCGCGCAAGGGCGTCGAGCTTGCGCAGCGCGTGCACCCCGCCCGTGTCATCACGGATCTGATGATGCCCGGCATGGATGGCGCCGAGGTATGCCGCACGCTCAAGAACGACCCCGCTCTCGACGGCATGCCCGTGATCCTGTGGAGCGCATCGACCGACATTCCAACCGACCTGGATTGCGAATGCACGCTGCACAAGCCCGTTGCGCGCGAGACCTTGCTGGATCAGGTCGATCTGCTGCTGGGCCGTCTGCACGACGGCGCCAGGCCCGTACGCGGCGGGGGCGATGCGTCGTTGAACTAG
- a CDS encoding 2OG-Fe(II) oxygenase yields MREMDAAWREWLATNVSRGCTQESMIEAMVQGGFEIDAAREIVRRATSETGAVAAVIASPEDEARAYHYDACPVAAGNTVHAHDRDVTVRIRFERPQVIAFDDVLSGEECAELIERARHRLKRSTTVNPENGSEDVIQLRTSEGFWFQRCEDAFIERLDHRISALMNWPLEHGEGLQILHYRQGGEYRPHFDYFPPGQNGSVLHTARGGQRVATLIVYLSDVEGGGETVFPDAGLAVMARQGGAIYFRYMNGRRQLDPLTLHGGAPVTSGDKWIMTKWMRERPYV; encoded by the coding sequence ATGCGCGAGATGGATGCTGCATGGCGGGAATGGCTCGCGACCAACGTGAGCCGCGGGTGTACGCAGGAATCGATGATCGAGGCGATGGTGCAGGGCGGCTTCGAGATCGACGCAGCGCGTGAAATCGTGCGCCGCGCGACATCGGAGACGGGCGCGGTGGCGGCCGTCATTGCTTCGCCGGAAGACGAAGCGCGCGCCTATCACTACGATGCCTGTCCCGTCGCGGCGGGCAACACGGTGCACGCGCACGACCGCGACGTGACGGTGCGCATACGCTTCGAGCGCCCGCAGGTGATCGCATTCGACGACGTGTTGTCGGGCGAAGAATGCGCAGAGTTGATCGAACGCGCACGGCACCGGCTGAAGCGTTCGACCACCGTCAATCCCGAGAATGGCAGCGAAGACGTGATCCAGCTGCGCACCAGCGAAGGCTTCTGGTTCCAGCGCTGCGAGGACGCGTTCATCGAACGGCTGGACCACCGCATCTCCGCGTTGATGAACTGGCCGCTCGAACACGGCGAAGGCCTGCAGATTTTGCACTACAGGCAAGGCGGCGAGTACCGTCCGCACTTCGACTATTTCCCGCCAGGCCAGAACGGCAGCGTGCTGCACACGGCGCGCGGCGGCCAGCGTGTCGCGACGCTGATCGTCTACCTAAGCGACGTCGAGGGCGGCGGTGAAACGGTGTTTCCGGACGCGGGGCTCGCGGTGATGGCGCGGCAAGGCGGCGCGATCTACTTCCGCTACATGAACGGGCGCCGCCAGCTCGATCCGCTGACGCTGCACGGCGGCGCGCCCGTCACGAGCGGCGACAAGTGGATCATGACGAAATGGATGCGTGAGCGCCCGTACGTCTAG
- a CDS encoding nuclear transport factor 2 family protein codes for MTHPNAALIERFYEAFQRRDVDAMAACYAPDVTFSDPVFVELHGGEVTDMWRMLVSRAQKFTLAFSHVVADGDSGSAHWVASYVFSQTGRTVVNQIDARFVFRDGLIVEHHDRFDLWRWASQALGAKGALLGWTPFVQNAIRAQAKRGLAAFRAKAA; via the coding sequence ATGACTCATCCGAATGCGGCATTGATCGAGAGATTCTACGAAGCATTCCAGCGGCGCGATGTCGACGCGATGGCAGCGTGCTACGCGCCCGACGTGACCTTCAGCGACCCCGTGTTCGTCGAGCTGCACGGCGGCGAAGTGACCGACATGTGGCGCATGCTGGTGTCGCGTGCGCAGAAGTTCACGCTGGCCTTCAGCCATGTCGTTGCCGATGGCGACAGCGGCAGCGCGCATTGGGTCGCGAGCTATGTGTTCAGCCAGACAGGCAGGACGGTGGTCAACCAGATCGACGCGCGTTTCGTGTTTCGCGACGGACTGATCGTCGAGCATCACGACCGTTTCGATCTGTGGCGCTGGGCCAGTCAGGCGTTGGGCGCGAAGGGCGCGCTGCTCGGCTGGACGCCTTTCGTGCAGAACGCGATCCGCGCGCAGGCAAAACGCGGGCTGGCCGCGTTTCGCGCGAAAGCGGCATGA